The sequence ATGGAAACCTTCAAATGCAAACAGATTTCAAATTGGAAATAGCATGAGAATGTAGTGACAATATGCATGTTTGGTATGGTTTGGTTTATTTATTCTGGAGAAACCACACTGATCATAATATGGCATGGCTTTTATATTCACATTTCCTTACCTCAGGCATCATTACGTCGAGCACAAGGTCAACATCTATGATATCTTCATCACAGATTATGGCAGTCTGTAACATTTTTGCTAGTTTCCTGGACTAATTGGGGCCACAAAAGAGAAATAAatcttagaacaaaaactttaggctactaatTGCATTCCTAATTGTATGTTTACTTAAAATAGTTGTTATTCATAACCAGTGCATTATTACTACATAAACTGTGAAGTGTATTCATATCAATCAGTTTTCTATGCAATCTAATGTTTTTCGGATGTCATCTTCAAATTCCTTATTTGACAGTTACTGTTCATAAGTTTGGAGATGTACTGTTTTGCAGCGACATGCAATGCCGACTCTACAACTGTTGCACTTTCCAGCCAGTTGGTGTAATAGATTGCCCactatgaatcagtgacaataACTGAAAGACAAGCAATCCAAATAGATGACTGATTTAGAAATTTAAACTAGGTAGCATTTTAACCTTTTAAGTTATTTAACACCATCATTACCACACTTATAGTGAGTTTCATCACAGTTGAATAATTTTGTATACACCTAaaactggtgtgtgcacaacttctatcaatgtaaatacaaaaaaaaagtaaaaataaaaatcaggtTGTCACATTAATACCATCCAATCAGTTGAGCCAATTAGAAGacaattattatgacattatcaatcatttgttatttaaaatgtgcaaaattggaaatgtccttgtttgaggtatcttatcaagttaccatagcactgaaatatttcacaggtcagagaacatagacaaatttaaactgtaaaacagaaaaaagaaaggaaaatagcaaaCTCAAGTGTTGCAATATAAGCTTGTGAATTTAAGTCCTTGTGCTGTCCTTGTGTgagcaaaggagtgtgtgtaaccTTAGCTAGTCGTGTCTCCTCAGTTGATGCCTTGAGCACAACTAACTTCTCAAACAGTGTTGCATTCAgactattttttatatatatatatataaaatattttttatattttatagttGTTTTGGGGCCTGTTAATCATTCCAGCTTGACCATGCAAGGGtgccacaaacagacagagacagacatttcGTGCTTTACAgtatagatagttagatagatgtcatcacagtgtttcacagaaagtatttttaaagtattttgaaaatacaaaaatacacaatactgaagtattttgatacaaaatatgaaggcattttcatcatctcaataaaatacaaattacaaaatagtattttgtattttaaatacatattttaaatacatgtattagaaatactgcccatccctgcccaTGCCCAGCCATGGCCCAATCAGTGGAAACTGACATAAAGATTTGCTCTGCCCCAAGTGTGGCCCATACGCCGTAAAATGACTTATTGTTTTGTTATGCAAGGAAAACAAACTCaccaagaccaaggagatggttgTTGTGGACTTCCATAAACAAGCacttatgttatgttatattgtatttatttattattcactATAGTACTTGGTCTGTTCAAGGCCTGGATTTACCAGCATTCCATCCTGCCCCGCATCCTGTGGCCTCTGCTAGTATACGCAGTACCCATTACAACTGTAGAGGCCATGGAGAGAAAGATCAGCAGCCACTTGCGAAGATGGCTTGGCCTACCCCGAAGTCTGAGCAGTGCTGCCCTGTACGGCAGTAGCAACACCTTGAAGCTTCCATTCAGTGGACTCACTGAAGAGTTCATGGTGACTAGAACTCGAGAAGCCCTGCAGTACAGGGAATCCAGGGATGAAAAGGTGGCATCGGCTGGCATCCAGGTGCGAACAGGCCGGAAATGGAGGGCAGTCGAGGCTCTGGAAGTGGCAGAGTCGCGACTGAGGCAGAAGGTACTGGTGGGGTCCATAGCCTCAGGACGCGCAGGTATTGGCTATTTCCCATCAACCAGGGTGGACAAGGCCCAGGGAAAACAGCGGCAACATCTCATCCAGGAGGAAGAACGAGCCAGCAGGATGGTGGGTATGGGACAACAGGGAGCTTGGACTAAATGGGAGAATGTTCTGCAACGGAAGATCACCTGGCCCAACATCTGGAGAGCAGACTCCCTTAACATCAGGTTACTAGTCCAAGCTGTTTATGATGTCCTGCCCAGTCCATCCAACCTCCATGTCTGGGGCAAAGCAGAGACACCATCCTGCCTCCAGTGTCCAGGAGGGGGATCCCTGGAACACCTCCTCAGTAGCTGCCCTAAAGCCCTTGGAGAGGGGCGCTACCGCTGGCGCCACGACCAGGTGCTGAAGGCGGTTGCTGAGAGTATAGCCAAGGCCATTACTACCACCAAGAACTACAGCAAGCCTCAGTCAATCAGATTCCACAGAGCTGGAGAGAAGCCCACTATCCAAGCGAGGGCCAGGTCAGGTCTCCTCACTACCGCCACAGACTGGCAGCTAGAAGTGGACCTGGGCAAACAGCTGAAGATCCCAGCAAGAATAACAACAACACGGCTCCGACCAGATATGATCATTGTTTCTGATTCCACCAAACAATTGATCATTCTGGAACTGACAGTGCCCTGGGAAGAACGCATGGAGGAGGCTAATGAGCGGAAGCGTGCCAAGTACCAGGAGCTGGTGGAGGAGTGTAGGAGCCAAGGCTGGAGGACTTACTGTGAACCCCTGGAGGTGGGATGCCGAGGATTTGCAGGGCGGTCCCTCTGCAAAGTCCTCA is a genomic window of Alosa sapidissima isolate fAloSap1 chromosome 15, fAloSap1.pri, whole genome shotgun sequence containing:
- the LOC121684601 gene encoding uncharacterized protein LOC121684601, whose translation is MERKISSHLRRWLGLPRSLSSAALYGSSNTLKLPFSGLTEEFMVTRTREALQYRESRDEKVASAGIQVRTGRKWRAVEALEVAESRLRQKVLVGSIASGRAGIGYFPSTRVDKAQGKQRQHLIQEEERASRMVGMGQQGAWTKWENVLQRKITWPNIWRADSLNIRLLVQAVYDVLPSPSNLHVWGKAETPSCLQCPGGGSLEHLLSSCPKALGEGRYRWRHDQVLKAVAESIAKAITTTKNYSKPQSIRFHRAGEKPTIQARARSGLLTTATDWQLEVDLGKQLKIPARITTTRLRPDMIIVSDSTKQLIILELTVPWEERMEEANERKRAKYQELVEECRSQGWRTYCEPLEVGCRGFAGRSLCKVLTMLGLTGEAKRKAIRSATEAAERATRWLWIKRADPWKNAAGTQAGV